One Molothrus ater isolate BHLD 08-10-18 breed brown headed cowbird chromosome 4, BPBGC_Mater_1.1, whole genome shotgun sequence genomic window carries:
- the LEPROTL1 gene encoding leptin receptor overlapping transcript-like 1, whose product MAGIKALISLSFGGAVGLMFLMLGCALPQYNQYWPLFVLFFYILSPIPYCIARRLVDDTDATSNACKELAIFLTTGIVVSAFGLPIVFARAELIYWGACALVLTGNTVIFATILGFFLVFGSNDDFSWQQW is encoded by the exons ATGGCGGGAATCAAAG CGCTGATCAGCCTGTCCTTTGGGGGAGCGGTCGGACTGATGTTCTTGATGCTCGGATGCGCCCTGCCCCAATACAA ccAGTACTGGCCactgtttgttctgtttttttacATCCTTTCTCCTATCCCGTACTGCATAGCAAGAAGATTGGTAGATGACACAGATGCTACAAGTAATGCCTGCAAGGAGCTGGCCATATTCCTTACAACAGGCATTGTGGTCTCAGCATTTGGGCTGCCCATAGTGTTTGCAAGAGCAGAACTG ATTTACTGGGGTGCGTGTGCACTCGTTCTCACTGGGAATACAGTCATCTTTGCCACCATCCTAGGATTTTTCTTGGTCTTTGGCAGCAATGACGacttcagctggcagcagtggtga